Proteins encoded by one window of Chondromyces crocatus:
- a CDS encoding SDR family oxidoreductase, producing the protein MKPTPPRPLQNTIALVAGATRGAGRGIATMLGEAGATVYCTGRSVRGAPATGKRPETIEETAELVTANGGQGIAVQVDHSQEPQVEALLARIREERGRLDLLVNDVWGGDALTDFSKPFWEQSIEAGRTMIDRAIFTHLITAKHAVPLLKQSPRPLLVEITDGDTFAYRGNIFYDLVKTAIIRLAFVYARELRATNITSVAVTPGFLRSEEMLDHFGVTADTWRDGAQKDPNFIASETPAFVGRAIAALAADPDVHRKNGRVFASWTLSDEYGFIDADGTRPHWGNHFQATYGAEMSDSLGWKALDDTFYAYWRADYLDLTSPDGIS; encoded by the coding sequence ATGAAGCCCACTCCTCCTCGACCCCTTCAGAACACCATCGCCCTCGTCGCCGGGGCCACCCGGGGCGCCGGCCGCGGCATCGCCACCATGCTCGGTGAAGCGGGCGCCACCGTGTATTGCACCGGCCGCAGCGTCCGCGGCGCCCCCGCCACCGGCAAACGCCCCGAGACCATCGAAGAAACTGCCGAGCTGGTCACCGCGAACGGAGGCCAGGGCATCGCCGTGCAGGTGGACCACAGCCAGGAGCCCCAGGTCGAAGCCCTCCTCGCGCGCATCCGCGAGGAACGAGGCCGCCTCGACCTCCTCGTCAATGATGTCTGGGGGGGCGACGCCCTCACGGACTTCTCGAAGCCCTTCTGGGAGCAGTCCATCGAAGCCGGCCGCACCATGATCGACCGCGCCATCTTCACCCACCTCATCACGGCGAAGCACGCCGTTCCCCTCTTGAAGCAGAGCCCGCGCCCCCTGCTCGTCGAGATCACCGACGGCGACACCTTCGCCTACCGCGGCAACATCTTCTACGACCTCGTGAAGACGGCCATCATCCGCCTCGCCTTCGTCTACGCCCGCGAACTCCGCGCAACGAACATCACGTCGGTCGCCGTCACCCCGGGCTTCCTGCGCTCCGAGGAGATGCTCGACCACTTCGGCGTCACCGCCGACACCTGGCGAGACGGGGCCCAGAAAGACCCTAACTTCATCGCCTCCGAGACCCCGGCGTTCGTCGGACGCGCCATCGCCGCCCTCGCCGCCGACCCGGATGTGCACCGGAAGAACGGCCGCGTCTTCGCCTCCTGGACCCTCTCCGACGAATACGGCTTCATCGACGCCGACGGCACCCGCCCCCACTGGGGCAATCACTTCCAGGCCACCTACGGCGCCGAGATGAGCGACTCGCTCGGCTGGAAGGCGCTCGACGACACCTTCTACGCCTACTGGCGCGCCGATTACCTGGACCTCACCTCCCCGGACGGCATCTCATGA
- a CDS encoding helix-turn-helix transcriptional regulator, with amino-acid sequence MRADRLVSLMMLLQSRRRATACELARELEVSVRTIYRDVDALSASGVPVCVSRGPHGGVSLLAGWRTSLTGLTRGEVEALAGVGQPGALVDLGLEEALQSGLRKVAAALPAGQQPEAARARERLFVDGSSWFQEREEVPHLGVLRDAVWEDRKVALTYRDFEGAESERVVEPLGLVIKVERWYLVAGTEKGVSVFRGGRVAGARALEERFVRPAGFELAGFWKGWCARFAEKRATYEVTVRVWGEGEEALGAARGAGDRERIQAAAREADGSKLVTVDFEREAIAVAQLVELAGMGGGVEVVAPEGLRRRLGAMGEALWGMYGGAGAEGKWGRARVGRAGEGEGRGLVGALGEG; translated from the coding sequence ATGCGGGCGGACCGGTTGGTGAGCTTGATGATGCTGCTGCAGAGCCGGCGTCGGGCGACGGCGTGTGAGCTGGCGCGTGAACTCGAGGTGTCGGTGCGGACGATCTACCGGGACGTCGACGCCCTCTCGGCCTCCGGGGTGCCCGTCTGTGTGAGCCGTGGCCCGCACGGAGGGGTCTCGCTGCTGGCGGGGTGGCGGACGAGCTTGACGGGGTTGACGCGAGGCGAGGTGGAAGCGCTGGCCGGGGTAGGGCAGCCAGGAGCGCTGGTGGATCTGGGGCTGGAGGAAGCCCTGCAAAGCGGCCTGCGGAAGGTGGCCGCTGCGCTGCCGGCGGGCCAGCAGCCCGAGGCCGCGCGGGCCCGAGAGCGGCTGTTCGTGGATGGCTCGTCATGGTTCCAGGAGCGGGAGGAGGTGCCACATCTGGGGGTGCTGCGGGATGCCGTGTGGGAGGACCGGAAGGTGGCGCTGACGTACCGGGATTTCGAGGGCGCAGAGAGCGAGCGGGTGGTCGAGCCGCTGGGGTTGGTGATCAAGGTGGAGCGCTGGTACCTGGTGGCGGGGACCGAGAAGGGCGTGAGCGTCTTCCGCGGGGGGAGAGTGGCGGGGGCACGAGCGCTGGAGGAGCGGTTCGTGCGGCCAGCAGGGTTCGAGCTGGCAGGGTTCTGGAAGGGGTGGTGCGCGCGGTTCGCAGAGAAGCGGGCGACGTACGAGGTGACGGTGCGGGTGTGGGGGGAAGGGGAAGAGGCGCTGGGGGCGGCGCGCGGGGCAGGGGATCGGGAGAGGATCCAGGCGGCGGCGCGCGAGGCAGATGGCTCGAAGCTGGTGACGGTCGACTTCGAGCGCGAGGCGATCGCGGTGGCGCAGCTGGTGGAGCTGGCGGGGATGGGGGGCGGGGTGGAGGTGGTGGCGCCGGAGGGGCTGCGGCGGCGGCTGGGCGCGATGGGGGAGGCGCTGTGGGGGATGTATGGGGGGGCTGGGGCGGAGGGGAAGTGGGGGCGGGCGAGGGTCGGCAGGGCAGGGGAGGGGGAAGGGCGTGGGCTTGTGGGGGCCCTCGGGGAGGGGTAG
- a CDS encoding sensor histidine kinase, with protein sequence MESEQLATSFESLDDQGKIAEVFRLAGFDVERGVGTEEGTVAWFAVPTSGFVRPRTLFRALPSPPDALDEALDALEGARKAMNADRAIGVVMSGELPEGYAPDLDGSACGIFTFREWFLTISGITDELNALIRNVEQSKEDTFYIPRRARLESGEEVGVESFIDDWVRAADGSSLRLNGDRDAVASVLRLASYRAARRVGTERALLDVNRASWGPLSQLAVALGLVIPTINGFVNEQVDINTRCLMGHYIVRSTKDIVTGEPVEFRFVIPENLVELLLLEPQPEDLAAWFDQRLGSSPVVQRVREALRSSRDFTDLSAKLARFHDFLRIFSSRADDAEALPVADWIASMSLRYFRLVEQRLPQRGDRDEVLKSFEEAAMRQFALGEVREDEISFDWPWSSYTERFCLSLQGFTNSIARDYFVAKKILREVEQGNEGLLLRHQFPAMTLRFLSRIAPDIAVRLTGSALGRMEQAIQDEVERKLHLTFAHILNRPVGAMRQYLEEIRQELSKTQLDTLARPLERLEAEITHLADLAEKTRLWRDEPTGTREPVRLRPLGEELLRQLQQQQPSVKMALHVTDDLVVSALPEALREALFCLVQNAFQAAIASSERTPPHVSLRGRPVGENIRIEIWDSGDGVSPGDRDRIFEPLVTTKTGGAGKPRGTGLGLPIARRYVESMGGRVGVDSEQDQTCFFVELVAWRADG encoded by the coding sequence ATGGAATCTGAGCAGCTGGCGACCTCGTTCGAGAGCCTGGACGATCAAGGGAAGATCGCCGAGGTGTTCCGGCTTGCTGGGTTCGACGTGGAGCGTGGGGTCGGGACCGAGGAGGGGACTGTTGCGTGGTTCGCCGTGCCCACGTCAGGGTTCGTTCGACCGCGGACGCTGTTTCGAGCGCTGCCGTCGCCGCCGGATGCACTCGATGAGGCGCTTGATGCGCTCGAAGGTGCGCGAAAGGCGATGAATGCCGATCGGGCCATCGGGGTCGTGATGTCCGGGGAGCTGCCCGAGGGCTATGCGCCGGATCTCGATGGGAGTGCCTGCGGCATCTTTACATTTCGGGAGTGGTTTCTGACCATCTCCGGGATCACAGATGAGCTGAATGCGTTGATCCGGAACGTCGAACAGTCCAAAGAGGATACCTTCTACATTCCCAGGAGAGCGCGGCTCGAATCTGGCGAAGAGGTGGGGGTCGAGTCATTCATCGACGACTGGGTTCGAGCTGCGGATGGCTCCTCTCTGCGTCTGAACGGAGACAGGGATGCAGTCGCCTCGGTGCTCCGTCTTGCCTCGTATCGAGCCGCACGGAGGGTAGGCACGGAGAGAGCGCTCCTCGATGTGAATCGGGCGAGCTGGGGGCCACTCTCACAGCTCGCTGTAGCACTAGGACTTGTGATTCCAACCATTAATGGATTCGTAAACGAGCAAGTGGACATCAATACACGGTGTTTGATGGGTCATTATATCGTTAGGAGTACGAAGGATATCGTCACAGGTGAGCCAGTAGAGTTTCGTTTCGTCATCCCGGAAAACCTGGTCGAGTTGTTGCTCCTTGAGCCGCAACCAGAAGACTTGGCGGCGTGGTTCGACCAGCGTCTCGGCTCGTCGCCAGTTGTTCAGCGAGTGCGAGAGGCCCTTCGCTCCAGCCGTGACTTCACCGACCTTTCAGCGAAGCTCGCCCGTTTCCATGACTTCTTGCGAATCTTTTCAAGCCGAGCCGACGATGCCGAGGCTCTTCCCGTCGCTGACTGGATTGCATCGATGTCGCTGCGGTACTTCCGCTTGGTTGAACAGAGGCTCCCTCAAAGGGGAGATCGAGATGAGGTTCTCAAGAGTTTCGAGGAAGCTGCCATGCGCCAGTTCGCGCTTGGAGAAGTTCGCGAGGACGAGATCTCGTTCGACTGGCCATGGTCAAGCTATACAGAACGATTTTGTTTGAGTTTGCAAGGGTTCACCAATTCGATTGCGCGAGACTATTTTGTCGCCAAAAAAATTCTTCGCGAAGTCGAGCAAGGCAATGAAGGTCTGCTTCTTCGTCACCAGTTCCCGGCGATGACGCTTCGTTTCTTGAGCCGCATCGCACCGGACATTGCAGTCCGTCTGACCGGGAGTGCGCTCGGGAGAATGGAGCAGGCGATCCAGGATGAAGTCGAACGAAAGCTACACCTGACCTTCGCGCATATCCTGAACCGGCCTGTAGGGGCCATGCGTCAATACCTCGAAGAGATACGCCAGGAACTTTCGAAGACCCAGCTCGACACCTTGGCGCGCCCTCTGGAACGGCTGGAGGCAGAGATCACCCATCTCGCGGATCTGGCAGAGAAGACACGTCTCTGGCGCGACGAACCTACCGGGACCCGAGAGCCCGTCAGGCTGCGTCCACTCGGCGAAGAACTCCTCCGTCAACTCCAGCAGCAACAGCCGTCGGTGAAGATGGCACTGCACGTCACGGACGACCTCGTGGTCAGCGCGCTCCCGGAAGCGCTGCGCGAGGCGCTGTTCTGCCTGGTTCAAAACGCATTCCAGGCCGCAATCGCCAGCTCCGAGCGAACACCTCCCCACGTCTCCTTGCGCGGCCGTCCAGTGGGCGAAAACATTCGGATCGAGATCTGGGACAGCGGGGATGGCGTGAGCCCCGGCGATCGCGACCGCATCTTCGAGCCCTTGGTGACGACGAAGACGGGCGGAGCCGGCAAGCCGCGGGGTACAGGGCTTGGGCTTCCCATCGCGAGGCGCTACGTGGAGAGCATGGGCGGGCGCGTCGGGGTTGATTCTGAGCAGGACCAGACCTGCTTCTTCGTGGAACTCGTAGCCTGGAGAGCGGACGGATGA
- a CDS encoding Shedu anti-phage system protein SduA domain-containing protein: MSDGTSKRILLVEDDDQNAEDYTAWLQAAGYVVERAAAVDDGLARAEAFKPDVVMLDLQLPSHPGRADADAAHGLRALEGLLRDDPFRPVVIATAHSRNRELMREVMQRNRGGQFLFKDERDLKGALLRAIAVALASPVYVASRTVRAFEALVERNELEERYREFLKKNWRIILGPRYRECKSPHDVGRGAKVDLLFVRHDDFPDLWELKRPDQPVLKGYGDRLHLSEECARAVGQLMEYIDLAEKERAGPNSYEARKGLQVRLERPRGVVVIGRRSDDRERDHLALQNSFLAGISILTYDDLLDSAREILTFLRDYRNGDADP, from the coding sequence ATGAGCGACGGCACGTCGAAGCGGATCTTGCTGGTCGAGGACGACGACCAGAATGCAGAGGACTACACCGCCTGGCTGCAAGCCGCCGGGTACGTGGTCGAGCGCGCAGCGGCCGTCGACGACGGGCTCGCGCGGGCCGAGGCCTTCAAGCCCGATGTGGTGATGCTCGATCTCCAGCTCCCCTCCCACCCCGGTCGCGCGGACGCTGACGCGGCACACGGTCTTCGCGCGCTGGAAGGCCTGCTGAGAGACGACCCCTTTCGGCCCGTCGTCATCGCCACCGCCCACAGCAGGAACCGGGAGCTGATGCGTGAGGTGATGCAACGAAACCGAGGCGGGCAGTTCCTGTTCAAAGATGAACGGGATCTGAAGGGCGCCTTGCTGCGTGCCATCGCCGTGGCCCTGGCGAGCCCTGTCTACGTGGCGAGCCGCACCGTGCGTGCCTTCGAGGCGCTCGTCGAGCGCAACGAGCTGGAGGAAAGGTACCGCGAGTTTCTCAAGAAGAACTGGCGCATCATCCTCGGGCCTCGGTACCGGGAGTGCAAATCACCCCATGACGTGGGGCGCGGGGCGAAGGTGGATCTGCTGTTCGTGCGGCATGACGACTTTCCGGACCTCTGGGAGCTGAAGCGGCCGGATCAGCCCGTGCTCAAGGGCTATGGCGACCGTCTCCATCTGAGCGAAGAGTGCGCGCGCGCCGTGGGGCAGCTCATGGAATACATCGATCTCGCCGAAAAAGAACGCGCAGGGCCGAACAGCTACGAGGCGCGAAAAGGTCTACAGGTGCGGCTCGAACGACCGCGCGGCGTGGTTGTGATCGGGCGCCGCTCCGACGATCGGGAGCGCGATCATCTCGCACTCCAGAACAGCTTTCTGGCCGGCATCTCCATCCTGACCTACGACGACCTCCTCGACAGCGCGCGCGAAATCCTCACCTTCCTGCGCGACTACCGGAACGGCGACGCGGATCCCTGA
- a CDS encoding PD40 domain-containing protein codes for MKSAIVRALPMLAVVVGGLPSSTGCAAGREPAPDPSSSVSVTGGGAGGAGGEGGAAGAGGEGGAGTGGGTTTPCPTAPTQEILAAGVLPADAAVFEQPPGATSPFVFDPPSGVVLPAKWPTPRFLVHTDTLPKLVRLELRVGTQTLGYVGRPAPSPPAHADSVVQGAWWTVSVPDVFWTSVSCQAGSGVVAWRILHALEGMQNPSGVTEGAMRLITGADPPDLTYWQIEDAVGATLSIERLAVGSNPKTLIGGSTGCVGCHAVSPDGRDVIYQRPGGNNSFRLDVVRPLASGTITSPTLTSLASTVLANAPLGTPSVSTGAWGDTTGRWVTAVSLSTFPAQQGRLALLQIDASAATMTIGPEAVPGNAAFRVALPQMAPDASRIVYVATDGMLEGRATGEPDKTFDLWQVPVTLTKDGPPVFGTPAALNFASNTPHGEVYPSFSSDGQLLAFMRVPQGRGAYDEETGEIFLMHASASLPPVPLSANLGPQGPAVYSGLGLTNAWPRFGPQTVDRPEGRYHFLLFSSRRGSPTLWEARVDGSVPHGGRPLPRIYMAAVLVTPDRQIASFPAALMPGQRVDAGAHSGDFTKVTAVPPP; via the coding sequence ATGAAGAGCGCGATCGTCCGGGCACTTCCGATGCTCGCCGTGGTGGTGGGAGGACTCCCATCGAGCACGGGCTGCGCCGCAGGGCGGGAGCCGGCCCCCGATCCGTCCTCCAGCGTCAGCGTGACGGGCGGAGGTGCCGGAGGCGCAGGCGGCGAAGGCGGCGCTGCGGGCGCAGGCGGTGAAGGCGGTGCTGGAACCGGCGGCGGCACCACCACCCCATGCCCCACGGCGCCCACCCAGGAGATCCTCGCCGCGGGCGTCCTCCCTGCCGACGCCGCCGTCTTCGAGCAACCCCCTGGCGCCACCTCCCCGTTCGTCTTCGACCCCCCCTCCGGCGTCGTCCTCCCCGCCAAGTGGCCCACGCCTCGCTTCCTCGTCCACACCGACACCCTCCCCAAGCTCGTCCGCCTCGAGCTTCGCGTCGGCACCCAGACGCTCGGCTACGTCGGACGCCCTGCCCCGAGCCCCCCGGCGCACGCCGACAGCGTCGTGCAGGGCGCCTGGTGGACCGTCAGCGTACCCGACGTCTTCTGGACCTCGGTCTCCTGCCAGGCAGGCAGCGGGGTCGTCGCCTGGCGCATCCTCCACGCCCTCGAAGGCATGCAGAACCCGAGCGGTGTGACGGAAGGCGCGATGCGCTTGATCACCGGCGCCGATCCCCCCGACCTCACCTACTGGCAGATCGAGGACGCGGTGGGCGCCACGCTCTCGATCGAGCGGCTCGCGGTGGGCAGCAACCCGAAGACCCTGATCGGGGGCAGCACGGGGTGCGTCGGGTGCCACGCGGTCTCCCCCGACGGAAGAGACGTCATCTACCAGCGCCCCGGGGGCAACAACAGCTTCCGCCTCGACGTCGTGCGTCCCCTCGCGTCGGGGACCATCACCTCGCCCACGCTCACGTCACTCGCCTCCACCGTGCTCGCGAATGCCCCCCTGGGCACGCCTTCGGTGTCGACGGGCGCGTGGGGGGACACGACCGGGCGATGGGTGACGGCGGTGTCGCTGTCGACGTTCCCGGCGCAGCAGGGGCGCCTCGCGCTGCTCCAGATCGACGCCAGCGCGGCGACGATGACGATCGGGCCCGAGGCCGTGCCGGGGAATGCGGCGTTCCGTGTGGCGTTGCCTCAGATGGCGCCGGACGCCAGCCGCATCGTCTATGTCGCCACGGATGGGATGCTCGAGGGCAGGGCGACGGGAGAGCCCGACAAGACGTTCGACCTCTGGCAGGTGCCGGTGACCCTCACGAAGGATGGTCCTCCCGTCTTCGGGACACCTGCGGCGCTCAACTTCGCGTCGAACACGCCGCACGGAGAGGTGTACCCCTCCTTCTCCAGCGACGGGCAGTTGCTCGCGTTCATGCGGGTCCCTCAGGGGCGCGGGGCATACGACGAAGAGACGGGCGAGATCTTCCTGATGCACGCCAGCGCGTCGCTTCCTCCCGTGCCTCTCTCGGCGAACCTCGGGCCGCAGGGGCCTGCGGTGTACAGCGGGCTCGGCTTGACGAACGCCTGGCCTCGCTTCGGACCGCAGACGGTGGATCGACCCGAAGGCCGCTACCACTTCCTGCTGTTCAGCAGCCGTCGTGGGTCGCCCACGCTCTGGGAGGCGCGCGTGGATGGGTCGGTCCCGCACGGGGGGCGACCGCTGCCCAGAATCTACATGGCCGCGGTGCTGGTGACGCCGGACCGGCAGATCGCGAGCTTCCCTGCGGCGCTGATGCCGGGGCAGCGGGTCGACGCGGGCGCGCACTCCGGCGACTTCACCAAGGTCACCGCGGTCCCGCCGCCATGA
- a CDS encoding HEAT repeat domain-containing protein, with amino-acid sequence MSQHLRPLAELRDEARSALARGELGRAREALWGALQHTIAREEEYVALTGEMREVFNRLGDVRAALTVAWYAGTEKTQAPLLERAPAIDRARTLLAWADRETGMERQQQLYARAADEYEAAGLVAQAAIARERGHDFGRARALWSRLSQLLSSSGSDFYAAGLARFNLARTSLRTGDAAAAREAVFASVHLLEEAADRYETIGQRERAFDCYQVLIAIGRESGAFEHVLEGYVNVIRILREDHLRYYALQSYEEAVSAAEKQGETSAAATLSREMAAYARKEGLPAVANFAMLTQARLWQEVSVLALRRGSPPEIAENALLAAVIALGEAGQYRKVGDVYRALSELPLEASRQKHYGRARERYVDAQDLSIDAAPLPAHLRHEMGFPEVWHVDLVEWEQAGSASQAAGDVVLDASQWSEVTRRRAMLARLTALAIEEQEARGAFREASGGYVTLAEQLSTVELYTILSPLETLFRRPETHVRVAVVRALSRFLYKRTFTTLREALADRDPTVVHEGAKSMEELRFPHAFDPLARIYREAQSAQVRQSAVRALSKIDTFEAAELLLGIIRHDGSEERMAAVDALRRASGMKFIDLARGAMPGLSGPAQAAVRDILQSRGVNV; translated from the coding sequence TTGAGCCAGCATCTCCGCCCCCTCGCCGAGCTACGCGACGAAGCGCGGTCCGCGCTGGCCCGCGGTGAGCTCGGTCGCGCGCGGGAGGCACTCTGGGGCGCCCTCCAGCACACCATCGCCCGCGAGGAGGAGTACGTCGCGCTGACGGGGGAGATGCGCGAAGTGTTCAACCGGCTCGGCGATGTCCGCGCGGCCCTCACCGTCGCCTGGTACGCGGGCACGGAGAAGACCCAGGCGCCACTGCTGGAGCGGGCGCCTGCGATCGATCGGGCGCGCACACTGCTCGCATGGGCCGATCGCGAGACGGGGATGGAGCGGCAGCAGCAGCTCTATGCGCGCGCTGCGGACGAGTACGAGGCCGCCGGCCTCGTGGCGCAGGCGGCCATCGCGAGGGAGCGAGGTCACGATTTCGGTCGGGCACGCGCGCTCTGGTCACGCCTCTCTCAGCTCCTGTCGTCGTCGGGGTCCGACTTCTACGCAGCCGGCCTGGCGCGATTCAACCTGGCTCGCACCTCCCTGCGCACCGGCGACGCCGCAGCCGCGCGAGAGGCCGTCTTCGCGTCGGTGCATCTCCTCGAAGAGGCAGCGGATCGCTACGAGACCATCGGCCAGCGCGAGCGGGCGTTCGACTGTTACCAGGTGCTCATCGCCATCGGCCGGGAGAGCGGCGCGTTCGAGCACGTGCTCGAAGGCTACGTGAACGTGATCCGCATCCTGCGCGAGGATCACCTGCGCTACTACGCCCTCCAGTCCTACGAAGAGGCCGTCTCGGCGGCCGAGAAGCAGGGAGAAACCTCGGCGGCGGCGACGCTCTCGCGAGAGATGGCGGCCTACGCACGGAAAGAGGGGCTCCCGGCGGTGGCGAACTTCGCCATGCTCACCCAGGCGCGCCTCTGGCAAGAGGTGTCGGTGCTCGCGCTTCGGCGCGGGTCGCCGCCCGAGATTGCCGAGAATGCCTTGCTGGCCGCGGTCATCGCGCTCGGGGAGGCGGGGCAGTACCGGAAGGTGGGGGACGTGTACCGGGCGCTGTCCGAGCTACCGCTCGAGGCGTCGCGCCAGAAGCACTACGGCCGGGCGCGGGAGAGGTACGTGGACGCGCAAGATCTCTCCATCGATGCGGCGCCTTTGCCCGCGCATCTGCGCCACGAGATGGGCTTCCCCGAGGTCTGGCACGTGGATCTGGTGGAGTGGGAGCAGGCTGGCAGTGCGAGCCAGGCGGCGGGGGATGTCGTGCTCGATGCCTCGCAGTGGTCCGAGGTGACCCGTCGGCGCGCCATGCTCGCGCGGCTCACGGCGCTCGCGATCGAGGAGCAAGAGGCGAGGGGGGCCTTCCGGGAGGCGTCTGGGGGCTATGTGACGCTCGCGGAGCAGCTCTCGACGGTCGAGCTCTACACCATCCTCTCGCCCCTGGAGACCCTCTTCCGGCGGCCCGAAACGCACGTGCGCGTCGCGGTCGTGCGTGCGCTGTCCCGGTTTCTCTACAAGCGGACGTTCACCACGCTGCGTGAGGCGCTCGCCGATCGGGATCCGACGGTGGTCCACGAGGGGGCGAAGTCGATGGAGGAGCTGCGGTTCCCCCACGCCTTCGATCCGCTGGCCAGGATCTACCGTGAGGCGCAGAGCGCGCAGGTGCGTCAGAGCGCGGTGCGCGCCCTGTCGAAGATCGATACCTTCGAGGCGGCAGAGCTGCTGCTCGGGATCATCCGCCACGATGGCAGCGAGGAGCGGATGGCCGCGGTCGACGCGCTGCGTCGGGCGAGCGGGATGAAGTTCATCGATCTGGCGCGAGGGGCCATGCCAGGTCTTTCGGGGCCAGCGCAGGCAGCGGTGCGCGACATCCTGCAATCACGTGGCGTGAACGTTTGA
- a CDS encoding TIGR01777 family oxidoreductase — protein MKKILLTGGTGFIGRGLVKELLARGDEVVVLSRDADRAQRALPGTRAVQWDPDHAGSWLDEIDGTDALIHLAGEPIAKRWNDAARRDIIRSRVETTRLLGEAIGKAKKKPSSFVCASAIGYYGAQPPEKQLDEKAPAGEGFLADVVVRWEEAAQLVGQQQGVRSVQLRIGIVVGEGGGALEKMITPFRLFAGGPIGDGRQMISWIHLDDVVGLTLLAMENETVSGPFNVVAPNPVNGEDLAKAIGQVLGRPSWLRVPEAVVRLGLGDAAEIITTGQHVIPRRAHELDYKFQYTDIVTALESTLR, from the coding sequence GTGAAGAAGATCCTGCTCACCGGCGGCACGGGGTTCATCGGTCGAGGGCTCGTCAAGGAGCTGCTCGCTCGAGGAGATGAGGTCGTCGTGCTCTCGCGCGACGCAGACAGAGCGCAGCGTGCGCTCCCCGGGACGCGCGCCGTCCAGTGGGATCCGGATCACGCTGGCTCCTGGCTCGACGAGATCGACGGTACCGACGCCCTCATCCACCTTGCTGGTGAGCCCATCGCCAAGCGCTGGAACGATGCAGCGCGGCGCGACATCATCCGCAGCCGCGTCGAGACCACGCGCTTGCTCGGAGAGGCGATCGGGAAGGCGAAGAAGAAGCCCTCCTCCTTCGTCTGCGCCTCGGCCATCGGCTACTACGGCGCCCAGCCGCCCGAGAAGCAGCTCGACGAGAAGGCCCCGGCGGGCGAGGGCTTCCTCGCCGACGTCGTCGTGCGCTGGGAAGAAGCCGCGCAGCTCGTGGGACAGCAACAAGGGGTCCGCTCCGTGCAGCTCCGCATCGGCATCGTCGTCGGCGAGGGCGGCGGCGCCCTGGAGAAGATGATCACCCCCTTCCGCCTCTTCGCCGGAGGTCCCATCGGCGATGGCCGCCAGATGATCTCCTGGATTCACCTCGACGACGTCGTCGGTCTCACGCTCCTCGCCATGGAGAACGAGACCGTGAGCGGCCCCTTCAACGTCGTCGCTCCCAACCCCGTCAACGGCGAAGACCTGGCCAAGGCCATCGGCCAGGTCCTCGGACGCCCCTCCTGGCTGCGCGTCCCCGAAGCCGTCGTCCGCCTGGGTCTGGGCGATGCGGCCGAGATCATCACCACCGGCCAGCACGTCATCCCCAGGCGAGCCCATGAGCTCGACTACAAGTTCCAGTACACCGACATCGTCACCGCGCTCGAGAGCACGCTCCGCTGA